In the genome of Dehalococcoidia bacterium, the window ATGGCCATCTTCCTGGGCTTAGTGGTCTTTCGCGAGGCGGGAGGTACTAGCCCCAGCATCGGCGATCACTGGCATGCCCCCTATGAGGTGTGGTTGTGTGGGGCCAAAGAGCCTCCTCTACCCGCCTTCCCGGGAGGTGTGCATACGCATGGCGACGGCATCATTCACATCCATCCGGAGACGGTGGCTGAGGAGGGGAGGGGGGCCCGCCTAGTGATGTTCTTCCAATATGCGGGAAGGGCGTTGGGCAAGGGGGGCGTCCTTGGCCCCGACGTTTTCCAGATGCCTGGCAGCGATAAGGTCTATCGCAATGGCGATGTTTGCCAGGAGGGGCCTTATGCGGGGCAGGCGGGCGTAGTCCAGGTGTACGTCAATGGACGCCGCCTCCTTCCCCGGGAGCTGGAAGAGTACATCCCTCGGGACGGGGACCGAGTCCTCATCGCCTTTGCGCCGGAGGGTGCCGTCCCCGTGACCCCCACCGCACCCCTGGCAACGCCCAGCCCTACCGCCGGGGGCTAAGGCGAGTGGCCATGGTCTCTGGGGTCACCTGGTCGGGCAGCCAGTAGGTCCGGAAGGTGAGCCACCCCAGGAAGGAGGCCAGCCCCGCCACCACTCCCACCAGCCTGATGCCCAGGGGGTTCTCGGCTGTGGAACCCAGGGCCAGCAGGAGGGCAAGGATGGGCGGGAAGGCAGCAGAGGCTATCTTCTCCAGGGTGGCCTGGGTAGCATAGTAGATGGCCTCCCGCCGTTGCCCGGTGCGCAAGGCGTCGTAATCGATGATGTCCGCCTGGATGGCATTGGGGAAGGTGTATACGGCCGTCATGGGCAGCCCTATGATGGCCACCATGAGCACCGCCTGCAGCAAGGGGTTGACGCCGGGGATAAAGCCCATGAAGGCCAACCAGGGCAGATAGAAGCTGGCAAAGAGCATGGCCGTCGAGTATACCCACGCCTTTCCCCGCCAGATGCTCAACTGGTACACCAGGGGCAGGGAGGCAAGGACCACCAGAATGGCCATACCCGTGAGGATGCCCACCACCGTCCCCACCCCCAGCCCCACCTTCACGGGCCCAAGCTGCAGCAGCACCTCGTGCCCATGCTCCAGGCGGAGGATCTCGGGCCGGTGTCCCCCGAGGAGGACGACCTGGGCCCAGTAGGGGAGGGCAGCTGTAAGCATGCTTATAGCCATGTTGAACAGGATGAAGGTGGGCAGGAAGGCGCGGAACTGGTCGTTGGCAAGGCAGGCCCGCACAGCGGCCAGGAAGTCGATGCGCACTGGCTCGACATCCCGGCGGGCATAGCGCCAGGCCCCCGCCAGCCCCACGTAGCGGGAGACAAAGGCCAATATGGCCATGGTGATCCCCATGGCCTGAAAGCCCATGGTGTCCACGATGATGCCGCTTATGACCAGGGCCACGAAGGCCCCCAAGGTCCCAAAGAACACCTGCCAAGTCACGATGCTCATCCTGTCTTGGGAGCGGGGGGCGATCTCCGGAAGTAGGGACTCGAAGGGCCCTCCTGAGAGGGTGCTGAACAGGTAAAAGGTTTCCAGCACTATGAAGAGGTAAGCGGCGTTGAGGGCGCTCTGCCGCGGTTCGGGGGGCATCCAGAGGAGGGCGGCGAACAACGCATAGAAGGGGGTAGCCAGAAGAACGAAGGGGATACGTCTGCCCCAGCGGCTCCGAGTGCGGTCGCTCCACCAGCCGATGAGGGGGTCGTCCAGGGCTTCGATGACGCGGGCTGCCAGAAGGAGGGCTCCCAAGACTAACATGGGCACCCTGGCAGGCAGATCGGACTCGGGTGGCGGGGCGTAGAAGTAGATGAGCCAGAGGTCGCGGGACCGCGACAGGACGTTGCCGCCAAAGCTGGCAGACGCGTATAGCAGGCGGTTGAGGCGCGGGAGCGCTGGCAAGGCCTCGGCCATGGTCCTTACACTGTGTGCTCGCCCCTCTCCATGGCCCTCTGCAGGTCCAGGGCGTAGTATCCCCACATGGGTGGGGGTAGTAGACGACCGATGGCCATCATGGCCTGGTCGCGGGCCTGGCGAGCTTGCTCCCTCTCATCGCCGTCCCCCATCTGGAAGGGGACGGGGGGGCCGAACTTGGCCACTAGCACCCCCTCCTCCTCATATAGCCCAGCAGGCACCACCGGCACCCCCTTCTGGGCCAGCCCCAGCAACAGGAGCCCTACCGCCTCCGGTGGGCGGATGAGGGTGCCCGTGCCGATGCCCTCGGGGAAGAAGGCGATGGGCCTATCGCCCTGGGCCGCCTCAAGCACCGCCCTCACGACGGCCGCCCGCCCCATGGCCCGCTCCTTGGCCCTGGGAACGATGATGAGCCCGTAGACGTCTGCGAGGCGCCTAAACAGCCACCGCAGCACTGGCACGGGCACAGGCAGGGGGCCGAGGCGGAAGTTGTACCATTCGCTGGTCATGAGCCAGCGTGGTGACTGATGGCGGCGCTCCCACAGGGCGGCAGTGAGAACCATCCCTCCCCAGAACACCTTTAGGCCCGGGCGTTCATAATGATTGGCGATGATGGCCAAGGGCCCCGTCTCGGGGATCCTCTCCTGCTGCAAGACGCGGTAGGGGAAGCGTGTCCGTGCCAGCACCGCCTGAGCGTCTTCGCCCACCTCGCGTCTACGCCCCAGGGCTACGGCGCCCACAAACCGCAGGATGTAAGAGAGGGGCAGACGGTAGGAAAGGGGTTCGGGCACGCTCTCACCGTATCCATTGTAACGCAGGGGGTGGGCTTTCGAACTCTTGCTCTTGGTGGTATACTTGGCCCGCCTCGAGGTGAGAGTGTGCCTGTGGTGATCACCATATCTGGAGCACCGGGTAGCGGGGCATGGGAGCTGGGCCACTTGGTGGCCCAACGGCTAGGGGTGGAGCTCGTGGACCGGGAGCTCTTGGCCGATGCCGCTCGCCGCCTGGGGGTAGCGGTGGAGCAGCTGGCCCGCAGGGACGAACGGTGCCTGAGCCTGCGGGAGAAGGTGGCCCTTTTCCTGCGTCAGTTCCTAGAACGGTCAGCCCTCCTAGGGGCCGACCCCTTGTCCGGGGGGCTGGGCCTGGAGCTCATCCTCGCTGGCACCTATGCCGATATGGCCACCAGGGTGGAGGAAGGCGAGGGCCTCCCCGAGGAGGCCTACATCCAGGTGCTCACCACCCTCATGCGGGAGCTGGCTGCCCGTGGGGACGTGGTCATTTTGGGCCGGGGGAGCCACATGGTCCTGCAGGGCCATCCCCACGCCCTGCATGTCCTGGCCATCGCCCCCAAGGAGGAGAGACTGCGGAGGTTCGCCCAGCGGGAGGGCCTGGGGCTGGAGGAGGCGGCGCGCCGCCTGCACCAGACCGAGAAGGGGCGCCAGCTCTTCTACCGCCGCTATTGGAAGGTGGACCCTGACGACCCCTCCTATTACCACCTGACGGTGGAGACGTCCCGTTTGCCTTTGGAGGTGGCGGTGGAGGTGGTGGCTGTGGCAGCCGGCGCCCTGAGGGGCTAGGCCGCTACAGCCTGGATATCAGCTCCCGTAGGTAGGTCTCCGCCCGGTCTAGGCGGGCGCGCAGTCCCAGAGGATGGTGGGGTGCCATAGGGACGCCCCAGCCCCGGTCGCGAGCCCCCATCCCCACCAGCTTCAAAAAGCCCCGCGCCTCTGACGAGTCCTCGCCGAAGATGGTCACCAGCAAGTGGTAGGTGGCGTCCACCCACTGGCCATATTGGTAGGAGAGGGGGCCGCGTCCCCGCAGGCGGGGGACCAGCTCCAGTTGCCTCTGCAACTTAGCCACTGCCACCTTTGGTGCTGTCATGGGCGCCCACCTCCGTGGCGATAGGGCCTTCCCAAGGGCCCCACCGCTTGCCGTAATTGGCCTTCATCTCCTCTAGGAACTGCCGGAAGGCCAGGCCGTCCAGCCCCTCCCTCACCATGACATAAGCGTCCTCGTGGTTATCGGAGTAGTAACGAGGGCGTATCGTCACTTTTTGGAACCCGTACTTCTCGTAGAGGGCGATGGCGACTCCATTGGAGACGCGGCACTCCAGGACGGCCTCCCTCTTGCCCAGGGAGGCGGCTAGCTCCAGGGCACACATGATGAGGAGCTCGCCGAAGCCCTGACCTCGCCACGGCCTGGCCACAGCCACAGCCACAATATGGGCCTC includes:
- a CDS encoding cytidylate kinase-like family protein produces the protein MPVVITISGAPGSGAWELGHLVAQRLGVELVDRELLADAARRLGVAVEQLARRDERCLSLREKVALFLRQFLERSALLGADPLSGGLGLELILAGTYADMATRVEEGEGLPEEAYIQVLTTLMRELAARGDVVILGRGSHMVLQGHPHALHVLAIAPKEERLRRFAQREGLGLEEAARRLHQTEKGRQLFYRRYWKVDPDDPSYYHLTVETSRLPLEVAVEVVAVAAGALRG
- the rimI gene encoding ribosomal protein S18-alanine N-acetyltransferase, giving the protein MVDVDTIRRKVRLFTEEDLAAVRAIEREAFPEQRPTPLHEMLGHGGLARYLVAVACKPPQEGRGLLGLLNCARRPQQEVVGYLGMWLPAQEAHIVAVAVARPWRGQGFGELLIMCALELAASLGKREAVLECRVSNGVAIALYEKYGFQKVTIRPRYYSDNHEDAYVMVREGLDGLAFRQFLEEMKANYGKRWGPWEGPIATEVGAHDSTKGGSG
- a CDS encoding MFS transporter, with translation MAEALPALPRLNRLLYASASFGGNVLSRSRDLWLIYFYAPPPESDLPARVPMLVLGALLLAARVIEALDDPLIGWWSDRTRSRWGRRIPFVLLATPFYALFAALLWMPPEPRQSALNAAYLFIVLETFYLFSTLSGGPFESLLPEIAPRSQDRMSIVTWQVFFGTLGAFVALVISGIIVDTMGFQAMGITMAILAFVSRYVGLAGAWRYARRDVEPVRIDFLAAVRACLANDQFRAFLPTFILFNMAISMLTAALPYWAQVVLLGGHRPEILRLEHGHEVLLQLGPVKVGLGVGTVVGILTGMAILVVLASLPLVYQLSIWRGKAWVYSTAMLFASFYLPWLAFMGFIPGVNPLLQAVLMVAIIGLPMTAVYTFPNAIQADIIDYDALRTGQRREAIYYATQATLEKIASAAFPPILALLLALGSTAENPLGIRLVGVVAGLASFLGWLTFRTYWLPDQVTPETMATRLSPRR